A window of the Bacillus andreraoultii genome harbors these coding sequences:
- the prfB gene encoding peptide chain release factor 2 (programmed frameshift), translated as MELAEIRNELEKSARRLADFRGSLDLENKEARIAELDEIMATPNFWDDQDKAQSIINESNSLKDQVNEYYELTETYDDLEVAFELIKEEPDSDLQVDLENDLTAFSERMNQFELQLLLNGPYDKNNAILELHPGAGGTESQDWCSMLLRMYTRWAEQKGFKVEVLDYLPGDEAGVKSVTLSIKGHNAYGYLKAEKGVHRLVRISPFDSAGRRHTSFVSCEVTPEIDDNIDVDIRSEDLRVDTYRASGAGGQHINKTSSAVRITHIPTGIVVASQAQRSQIQNRETAMNMLRAKLYQKEVEEQERKLAEIRGEQKEIGWGSQIRSYVFHPYSMVKDHRTNTETGNVQAVMDGEIDQFIDAFLRSRVS; from the exons TTGGAATTAGCAGAGATTCGCAATGAATTAGAAAAATCAGCTAGACGATTAGCAGACTTTAGGGGGTCTCTT GACTTAGAAAATAAAGAAGCGCGAATTGCTGAATTAGATGAAATTATGGCTACTCCGAACTTTTGGGATGACCAAGATAAGGCCCAATCTATTATTAATGAGTCAAATAGCTTAAAGGATCAAGTGAATGAATACTATGAGTTAACTGAAACGTATGATGATCTTGAAGTGGCGTTTGAATTAATAAAAGAAGAGCCAGATTCGGATTTACAAGTAGATTTAGAAAATGATCTCACAGCTTTTAGTGAACGAATGAATCAATTTGAGCTACAACTTTTATTGAACGGTCCTTATGATAAAAATAATGCGATATTAGAACTTCATCCTGGTGCAGGTGGTACCGAGTCTCAAGATTGGTGCTCGATGTTATTGAGAATGTACACGCGTTGGGCAGAACAAAAAGGTTTTAAAGTAGAAGTATTAGATTATCTACCAGGTGATGAGGCTGGAGTGAAAAGTGTGACCCTATCAATTAAAGGGCATAACGCATACGGCTATTTGAAAGCTGAAAAAGGGGTACACCGTCTCGTGCGGATTTCACCTTTTGATTCAGCAGGTAGACGTCATACTTCCTTTGTATCTTGTGAAGTTACACCGGAGATTGATGATAATATTGATGTTGACATTCGTTCTGAAGATTTGCGTGTAGACACATATCGTGCAAGTGGAGCGGGTGGACAACATATTAACAAAACATCATCAGCAGTTCGGATTACCCACATCCCAACTGGAATTGTTGTCGCAAGCCAGGCACAACGGTCGCAAATTCAAAACCGGGAAACAGCGATGAATATGTTACGGGCAAAGCTGTATCAAAAAGAAGTGGAAGAACAAGAAAGAAAATTAGCGGAAATTCGTGGTGAACAAAAGGAAATTGGCTGGGGTAGTCAAATTCGATCTTATGTTTTCCATCCATATTCAATGGTTAAAGACCATCGAACAAATACAGAAACTGGAAACGTTCAAGCAGTAATGGACGGCGAAATTGACCAGTTTATCGATGCATTTTTACGGTCACGAGTGTCATGA
- a CDS encoding YitT family protein, which produces MGRRAKYKFQQPFVEKVLSYIYVLIGAAIVALSFNVFLLPNEVASGGVSGISTILNGVFGWEPAYVQWAFNIPLFIAGVVVLGYQYGIKTLIGTIFLPFVVFLTKDFEPWTMNPMLASLFGGMGIGFGIGIVFRGNASTGGTDLAAQILAKYTGISLGKCVAIIDGLIVISAAIVFNIEKGLFALIGLFVTSKTIDLVQIGWNRSKMVLIITEKEEEVKLAILEEIDRGLTKLKSYGGYTDVERHTMMVVVDQTEFTGLKQLVRGIDPNAFVVVVDASEVLGQGFKTFPDKS; this is translated from the coding sequence ATGGGAAGAAGAGCAAAATATAAATTTCAACAACCATTTGTAGAAAAAGTACTTAGTTATATTTATGTTTTAATCGGTGCAGCAATAGTTGCGCTATCTTTTAACGTGTTTTTATTGCCAAATGAAGTTGCTTCAGGCGGTGTCAGTGGGATTAGTACCATACTGAATGGTGTTTTTGGTTGGGAGCCGGCTTACGTACAATGGGCATTTAATATTCCGTTGTTTATTGCAGGTGTCGTTGTTTTAGGTTATCAATACGGGATTAAAACTTTAATCGGTACTATTTTTTTACCGTTTGTTGTATTTTTAACGAAGGACTTTGAACCGTGGACAATGAATCCGATGCTAGCGTCTCTTTTTGGTGGAATGGGTATAGGTTTCGGAATTGGAATTGTTTTTCGTGGAAATGCATCAACGGGTGGAACAGATTTAGCGGCACAAATTTTGGCAAAGTATACAGGTATTTCGCTTGGCAAATGTGTAGCAATCATTGATGGGTTAATTGTCATTTCTGCTGCTATTGTGTTTAATATTGAAAAAGGGTTGTTTGCGTTAATTGGTTTATTTGTGACAAGCAAAACAATCGATCTTGTTCAAATTGGCTGGAATCGGTCAAAGATGGTACTAATTATTACGGAAAAAGAAGAAGAGGTAAAACTAGCAATTCTTGAAGAAATTGACCGGGGATTGACAAAGTTAAAATCGTACGGTGGCTATACGGATGTTGAACGACATACGATGATGGTTGTTGTTGACCAAACGGAATTTACTGGATTAAAACAACTTGTTCGTGGCATTGACCCGAACGCGTTTGTCGTTGTTGTAGATGCATCTGAAGTATTAGGACAAGGTTTTAAAACTTTTCCAGATAAATCATGA